The genomic region TAAAAAAAGTTGCCGCAGAACTAAAGCCGAAAGAAATACTGCTGCTTGAGAATCTGCGTTTTCATCCAGAAGAAGAAAAAAATGACGAAAGTTTTGCAAAACAACTTTCAGAACTGGCAGAGTTCTTCGTGCAGGATGCATTCGGAACAGTTCACAGAGCACATGCATCAACCACAGGTGTGAACAAGTTTTTACCGTCGGCAGCCGGTTTTCTGCTTGAAAAAGAAATAAGATACCTCAATGAAGTGCTGCAAAATCCTGAACGGCCGTTTGTAGCGGTTTTAGGCGGCGCAAAGGTTTCAGATAAAATCGGTGTGATAGAAAATCTTATCCCAAAAGTTGATGCAATCATCATTGGTGGTGCGATGGCGTATACTTTTCTGAAAGCTGAAAATATTCCCGTTGGCAACTCGTTGGTTGAAGATGATAAACTGGATTTAGCAAGACAATTGATTCAGAAATCGTCTAAAATTAGATTGCTTCTGCCAGTTGACCATATCATTGCTGATAAACTTGAAGAAGGTGGTAAAGATGCTAATATAGAAGAAACACGCGGGGTTGAAATAAAAGACGGCTGGATTGGTGTGGATATAGGCTCAATGACTGTCGCACGATTCTGCTGTATAATCAAAGCAGCAAGAACAATTATCTTGAACGGGCCTATGGGTGTGTTTGAAATAGATAAGTTTGCACTTGGCACTAATGCGATTATTGAAACGATTGCAGAAGCAACCAATAATGGTGCAATTTCTATCATAGGCGGTGGTGATAGCGCAGCCGCAGTCAAAAAAGCAGGATTCGCTGACAAGATGTCGCATATCTCTACTGGCGGCGGCGCCTCATTGGAATTTTTAGAAGGTAAAGAACTTCCAGGAATTGCTGCGTTGAAAGAGAAATAGATAAGCGCGACTGGCCTGCAAGGCGAAAATTAGGTTTGTATTAGCAGAAATTATTTTAATGAAAACATTAAATGAAGCAAAACAAATTCTTAAAAAAAATAAACCAGTTTTGAAAACTAAATTCGATGTTAAAGAAATTGGTATTTTTGGATCTATCGTTCGCAGTAAAGCGAAAAAAAGAAGCGATGTGGACATCCTTGTTGAGTTTAATAAAGTTCCTGGAATTTTTGAATTTATTGATTTGGAAGATTATCTACAAAAAGTTTTAAAGAAAAAAGTTGATCTTGTCAGAAAAAAAGCATTGAGACCTGAATTGCGAGATAGTATATTGGAAGAAACAATTTATATATGAAAAACAAGAAAAATTATTTAGAAATGGATTATGAAAATTTTTTGAAAGACGATAAAACTGTTAATACTGTTGTAAGAAAACTTGAAATTATTGGCGAAGCCACAAAGAACATTCCCATATCAATTAAACAAAAATATGACAATGTGAATTGGAAAGGTATGGCGGGGATGCGTGATAAATTGATTCATAATTATTCAGGTGTTGATATTGAGATACTTTGGAAAGTTGTAAAAAAAGATATCGCAGATATAAAACCTAAAATAAAAGAGATTTTTGAAAAATTAGATTCAGAGAAATAATTGAGAAAAACGTGACAGAAACAATAAAAATAATTTCAATTAAGTGAAACGGGAGGTAATAAAATGCGAAGAATAGTTTTGGTCTTATATTTCTTGTTTGTTTGTGTATCTTTTTGTTCTGCAGACACATATGATTATCTGGCTAAAAAAATATCTAAAGGTGCAAAAAATTTAACAAATAAAAAAGTCGCTATCCTGCCATTCCAGTATTACGACGGGAGAACTTCGCCGGGTTCTACAATAGTGGCAGAGTATTTAACAACAAAAATTGTAGAACAGGGCAAATTGCAAGTCGTGGAACGAACATTGCTTAACAAAATTATGGATGAAATGAAACTTGGGAAATCAGGTATTATTGACCAGGAAACTACAAAAGAAATAGGCAAAATTCTCGGTGTAGAAGCAATCGTAACAGGTGTTTTAATAGAAGAAGGGGAAGCAGAAGAAGGGTTGAGAAAAGAAGAAAAAGTTAATATCAATACCCGATTGATAAAAGTAGAAACAGGCGATATATTAGTAGCAGCATCTAAAACAGTAAACAAAACCTGGGAAGATATACCTGCGGCTGAAACAGAAGAACCAACTGCACCTGAAAAAATACCAATAAGCAAACCAGAAGAACCTACACAGCCATCACAACCGGAAGTAATCAGAATTGGTCCGAGTGAAAAAATTGCCGAAGAACCAACACTACTAATACCACAGGAACTGAGGCAGAGTTATCGTTCTTTAACAGAAAATCAGTATAGAAATGCGATTGATATAGCAAAAGATGTTTTTCACCGGAATCAAAATAAGCCATTTATAGCATCACATGCGTTATTTATTATCGGTAGAGCACACGAATCCCAGGGTGAATTCCGCCAGGCTCGTATCGCATATCTGAAAATAATCAAAGATTATCCATACAATAGAATTGTAGTCCAAAAAGCACAATTCCGACTAAAACAACTTGAACGCCAGAGATGAAAAATGAAAAAAATTTTTA from Elusimicrobiota bacterium harbors:
- a CDS encoding CsgG/HfaB family protein translates to MRRIVLVLYFLFVCVSFCSADTYDYLAKKISKGAKNLTNKKVAILPFQYYDGRTSPGSTIVAEYLTTKIVEQGKLQVVERTLLNKIMDEMKLGKSGIIDQETTKEIGKILGVEAIVTGVLIEEGEAEEGLRKEEKVNINTRLIKVETGDILVAASKTVNKTWEDIPAAETEEPTAPEKIPISKPEEPTQPSQPEVIRIGPSEKIAEEPTLLIPQELRQSYRSLTENQYRNAIDIAKDVFHRNQNKPFIASHALFIIGRAHESQGEFRQARIAYLKIIKDYPYNRIVVQKAQFRLKQLERQR
- a CDS encoding nucleotidyltransferase family protein — encoded protein: MKTLNEAKQILKKNKPVLKTKFDVKEIGIFGSIVRSKAKKRSDVDILVEFNKVPGIFEFIDLEDYLQKVLKKKVDLVRKKALRPELRDSILEETIYI
- a CDS encoding DUF86 domain-containing protein — its product is MKNKKNYLEMDYENFLKDDKTVNTVVRKLEIIGEATKNIPISIKQKYDNVNWKGMAGMRDKLIHNYSGVDIEILWKVVKKDIADIKPKIKEIFEKLDSEK
- a CDS encoding phosphoglycerate kinase produces the protein MSKLTIRDVDLTGKKVLVRVDYNVPLDKSQNITDDTRIIESLPTLKYLLNENCKLILCSHLGRPKGKVALEFSLKPVAKKLSELLSQEVKFAPDCIGEEVKKVAAELKPKEILLLENLRFHPEEEKNDESFAKQLSELAEFFVQDAFGTVHRAHASTTGVNKFLPSAAGFLLEKEIRYLNEVLQNPERPFVAVLGGAKVSDKIGVIENLIPKVDAIIIGGAMAYTFLKAENIPVGNSLVEDDKLDLARQLIQKSSKIRLLLPVDHIIADKLEEGGKDANIEETRGVEIKDGWIGVDIGSMTVARFCCIIKAARTIILNGPMGVFEIDKFALGTNAIIETIAEATNNGAISIIGGGDSAAAVKKAGFADKMSHISTGGGASLEFLEGKELPGIAALKEK